The Acanthopagrus latus isolate v.2019 chromosome 6, fAcaLat1.1, whole genome shotgun sequence genome includes a region encoding these proteins:
- the fblim1 gene encoding filamin-binding LIM protein 1, producing MASAAPPKRMVSSCFITLATPHRATVTQQQQPALQAHTSPARDKQHTAVRVSPSDTIPSLRHKKEDPSPAKSYSKSRFHAGAPVQAADPQSPKPFQPGPSRGQLQGDDSGAAELLPPPPAPPPPPAAATALPSSLGPSLSEEPPLPPPPPAQTPLSHPPTPGQQPVYNREVETSTPSSGLKQDEQSPGIHKNGQDTSGESKDVCGFCRKPVALSEPAIEALNRTYHEGCFQCRSCHIPLAGKQYYNKAGIPLCEDCYQASLELCWACGEAIKDHVIRALERAYHLSCFTCATCKQQIGELPFAQGEVGEVYCLQDYYRKYAPRCNACDKLIIPKEDGTDSYNVECLGRSYHENCYRCEVCAIQLSPEPNEHGCYPLDGKMLCKSCHLSLVSGQH from the exons ATGgcatcagcagctccaccaaAAAGGATGGTGTCCTCTTGCTTCATCACTCTGGCGACTCCTCATCGAGCCActgtgacacagcagcagcagcccgcCCTTCAAGCCCACACTTCCCCGGCTAGAGACAAGCAGCACACAGCTGTACGAGTCAGTCCAAGTGACACCATCCCCTCCCTCAGACATAAGAAGGAGGACCCCTCACCAGCAAAGTCTTACAGCAAAAGTCGGTTTCACGCCGGGGCACCGGTCCAAGCTGCAGACCCTCAGAGCCCAAAACCATTCCAGCCTGGACCAAGCAGAGGACAGCTGCAAGGAGATGACAGCGGTGCTGCAG AGCtcttacctcctcctcctgcccctcctcctcctcctgctgctgctactgcacTGCCCTCATCTCTGGGACCATCGCTGTCTGAAGAGCCACCacttccaccacctcctcctgcccAGACGCCTCTCTCCCACCCTCCGACCCCAGGCCAGCAGCCAGTTTACAACAGAGAG GTGGAAACAAGCACACCATCTAGTGGGTTAAAACAAGACGAACAGTCTCCTGGGATCCATAAAAATGGCCAAGACACGAGCGGGGAGAGTAAAG ACGTGTGTGGCTTCTGTCGGAAGCCTGTGGCTCTCTCTGAGCCTGCGATAGAGGCCTTGAACAGGACGTACCACGAAGGTTGCTTCCAGTGTAGATCTTGTCACATTCCCCTGGCTGGTAAACAGTACTACAATAAGGCAGGGATCCCCCTGTGTGAGGACTGCTACCAG GCCAGTCTTGAACTATGCTGGGCATGTGGGGAGGCAATTAAAGATCATGTGATCCGGGCACTGGAGCGAGCATACCATCTTTCCTGTTTCACCTGTGCAACATGTAAACAGCAAATTGGAGAGCTACCTTTTGCTCAGGGGGAGGTCGGAGAGGTTTACTGCCTCCAGGACTATTACAG GAAGTATGCTCCAAGGTGTAACGCCTGTGACAAGTTAATCATTCCAAAAGAAGATGGTACCGACAGCTATAACGTTGAATGCCTGGGGCGCTCCTACCACGAGAACTGCTACAGATGTGAG GTCTGTGCCATCCAGCTCTCTCCTGAACCAAATGAGCACGGCTGCTATCCTTTGGATGGGAAGATGCTTTGCAAATCTTGCCATCTGAGCCTGGTCTCTGGCCAGCACTAA
- the LOC119020829 gene encoding transmembrane protein 82-like, whose product MFLPFSWILGTSESSTFDSNPIDSYLQGLVGACGISVLCNLMRVNNFIQTCSDSESETESKQRSSSPVNPLRGSWRSALQFWSVAVLLSLVGSRVSSLIVLEFCLRAVSTWASARTDANGRGLDLLLIQCQFSLGCGLTCTLAFLHQGAPHSSLSLLLAAALSWALASVSQGLWSHVARLYPLHSTERYCGKCITILTSGHTILTSLQRAVVLAFALATVASTATVYEHFLSQKDALKFWTPLTLCYTMLVFYIQEDQNRQTGTEALLHTVVLRLGAILVLMLTVGDWSDVVHVLITFLGEAVCMLLSQDLLQAVLQEEEDDMSLTEPRHKTREGTWRTSDDS is encoded by the exons atgtttctccCCTTCTCCTGGATCCTGGGAACTTCTGAATCATCAACTTTTGATTCAAATCCAATAGACAGTTATTTACAAG gtCTTGTGGGCGCATGTGGAATATCAGTGCTGTGCAATTTGATGAGAGTTAACAACTTCATTCAAACGTGCAG TGATTCTGAATCTGAAACTGAGAGCAAACAGCGGTCATCCTCGCCAGTTAACCCTCTCAGAGGCAGCTGGAGATCAGCTCTCCAGTTCTGGTCTGTGGCGGTCCTCCTGTCTCTGGTGGGCTCCAGGGTTTCCTCTCTCATAGTGCTGGAATTTTGTCTCCGAGCTGTTTCTACCTGGGCATCAGCGCGAACA GATGCCAACGGCAGAGGCCTGGACCTGCTCCTCATCCAGTGCCAGTTCTCCCTGGGTTGTGGCCTCACGTGTACTCTGGCCTTCCTCCATCAGGGGGCTCCACACAGCTCTCTCAGCTTGCTTCTGGCAGCCGCACTCAGCTGGGCACTGGCAAGCGTCAGCCAAGGTCTGTGGAGCCATGTGGCCAGACTCTACCCACTACACAGCACCGAGCGTTACTGTGGGAAGTGCATCACCATCCTGACCTCCGGACACACCATACTGACCTCACTGCAAAGAGCGGTTGTCTTGGCCTTTGCTTTAGCAACTGTGGCTTCAACCGCTACGGTTTATGAGCACTTCCTGTCCCAGAAGGATGCTCTGAAGTTTTGGACTCCACTGACACTCTGCTACACGATGTTGGTGTTCTATATTCAAG AGGACCAGAATCGGCAGACTGGTACAGAGGCCCTGTTACACACTGTCGTGCTGAGACTGGGAGCCATACTGGTGCTCATGCTGACGGTGGGTGACTGGTCGGATGTCGTCCACGTCCTCATCACTTTCCTGGGTGAAGCCGTCTGTATGCTGCTCTCTCAGGATCTGCTGCAAGCTGTGTTACAG gaagaagaagatgatatGAGCTTAACGGAGCCCAGGCACAAAACAAGGGAAGGCAcgtggagaacatcagatgaCAGTTGA